The Winogradskyella schleiferi genome has a window encoding:
- a CDS encoding PD-(D/E)XK nuclease family protein yields the protein MNKTPNLFQWATSELSQDAFLCWFIDWTHPAYKGVNTLLTDSATNFINLMTNGEIKSIDSLTIKRQFKSIDIVIVINDEHVILIEDKVHSKEHGNQLSRYKKLLENEYADKTIYPIYLKTGDQSRYKSANDNGYKIIRRKDLLDVLEEGIQSGIDNSIYVDFTNFLKRRRSSVQSYLTLPFEDWHWDSWKGFYQNIQKGFNDGTWDYVPQRNGGFLGYWWHWNSGKIDDVSFEYYLQLEHTKLCIKIYVEGTKENKYHVRNKFRQKLYPLAEEHKIDIHQNGRIGKWMTVAALSNEYRIKDNSDVIDMKATIENLKRINNLMNDLKFD from the coding sequence ATGAATAAAACTCCTAACTTATTTCAATGGGCAACTTCTGAATTGTCTCAAGATGCTTTTTTATGTTGGTTTATAGATTGGACACATCCGGCCTATAAAGGAGTTAACACTCTTCTGACTGATTCCGCGACAAACTTTATCAACCTAATGACTAATGGCGAAATCAAATCAATAGATAGTTTGACTATAAAACGCCAATTCAAGAGTATTGATATTGTAATTGTAATTAACGACGAGCACGTTATACTCATTGAAGATAAAGTTCATAGTAAAGAACACGGTAATCAGTTATCCAGATATAAGAAACTCTTAGAGAATGAATATGCAGATAAAACAATTTACCCTATATATCTTAAGACTGGAGATCAAAGTAGATACAAAAGTGCAAACGACAATGGATATAAAATTATAAGACGAAAAGACTTATTGGATGTTTTAGAGGAAGGTATTCAATCGGGCATTGATAATAGTATTTATGTAGACTTCACAAACTTTTTAAAAAGGAGAAGAAGTTCTGTTCAAAGTTACTTGACGCTTCCTTTTGAAGATTGGCATTGGGATTCTTGGAAAGGTTTTTATCAAAATATCCAAAAAGGTTTTAATGATGGGACTTGGGACTATGTACCACAAAGAAATGGTGGTTTTTTAGGTTACTGGTGGCATTGGAACTCTGGAAAGATTGATGATGTTTCTTTCGAGTATTATCTACAACTTGAGCATACTAAACTTTGTATAAAAATATATGTAGAAGGAACTAAGGAGAATAAGTATCACGTAAGAAATAAATTTAGACAAAAGCTATACCCATTAGCTGAAGAGCATAAAATTGATATTCATCAAAATGGTCGAATAGGAAAATGGATGACAGTAGCTGCTTTATCTAATGAGTATAGAATAAAGGACAATAGCGATGTTATTGATATGAAAGCAACGATAGAGAATCTTAAAAGAATTAATAATTTAATGAACGACTTAAAATTTGACTAA
- a CDS encoding helix-turn-helix transcriptional regulator yields MANYKLLKRLSCIMHLVTSKSGISKTEMIDRLFADFDIDTTPRTLERDLKNLKDDFGIEINYSRSIRGYVLEEDERQISSFLKFAEFSSLAEMYEEGIKDYKSFNKYIIPDDSSDFTGLHNMARIVKGITLSRKLTFTKENYYKETRKTYTVTPLRLKEYLNRWYLIAVPEGENEIRNFGIDRISDLKLTDTPSDLSQDFEAQIKLYEDIVGLNYNESKKVEKVILSADNKQLKYLRSLPLHKSQVCIDGLDGKWGEAIFHIKSNYEFETQVLKMAGMVAIKEPIRLREKMKNHIKQMMHNYE; encoded by the coding sequence ATGGCAAATTATAAACTATTGAAACGACTGTCCTGCATAATGCATCTTGTAACGAGTAAAAGTGGTATTTCAAAAACTGAAATGATCGACAGATTGTTCGCAGATTTTGATATTGACACAACACCTCGTACACTAGAAAGGGACTTGAAAAATTTGAAAGATGATTTTGGTATTGAGATTAATTACAGCAGATCCATACGTGGTTACGTCTTAGAAGAAGACGAGCGTCAGATAAGTAGTTTTTTGAAGTTTGCTGAGTTTTCTTCCTTAGCAGAAATGTATGAAGAAGGAATTAAAGATTATAAATCTTTTAATAAATACATCATTCCAGATGATAGTTCAGATTTCACAGGGTTGCATAATATGGCTAGGATAGTTAAGGGAATTACGCTTTCGCGAAAGCTAACTTTTACCAAAGAGAATTATTACAAAGAAACTAGAAAGACATATACGGTTACTCCATTGCGTTTAAAAGAATATTTAAACAGGTGGTACTTAATTGCAGTTCCTGAAGGAGAGAACGAGATCCGAAACTTTGGTATTGATAGAATATCAGATTTAAAATTGACAGATACTCCAAGCGATTTATCTCAAGACTTTGAAGCTCAAATTAAGCTGTATGAAGATATTGTTGGTCTTAATTACAACGAATCCAAGAAAGTTGAAAAGGTAATTTTAAGTGCTGATAATAAACAGTTAAAGTATTTAAGGAGTTTACCGCTTCATAAATCACAAGTTTGTATAGACGGATTAGATGGTAAATGGGGAGAGGCAATTTTTCATATTAAGTCCAACTATGAATTTGAAACGCAAGTCTTGAAAATGGCTGGAATGGTAGCTATTAAAGAACCTATAAGGCTGAGAGAAAAAATGAAAAACCACATAAAACAAATGATGCATAACTATGAATAA
- a CDS encoding KAP family P-loop NTPase fold protein encodes MITSSIIDVPKKAGLPDQLGIDAYKNGLTNFINTAQTPLTIAIQGEWGSGKTSLMNSVKHDLCDSSDNFQAIWVNTWEYSLLSDEYTTMTNIIQGVIGSVISILEKDKNQNVQALKKKASRFLMSATKSLIKTGTNMATAGIAGDAVDALWEESAGQSSLRDLHAELQEQINTCVNKDEKTKGFLFFIDDLDRINPPVAVQILELLKNIFDLENCIFILAIDYDVVVKGLEPKFGKKTSQNEREFRSFFEKIIQLPFTMPVGQYKIDKLILEGLQKINYFESKDIDESTGKSIVEISHQTVGSNPRAIKRLLNSLSLVKNVMFAVEQENKPSDFQQLINIGVFSIQISYPFIYRALERYPDFENWDEQLLDTFKIDKLNEELKEQLSKNEYFDEEWEQVLYQLCQRESYLSTRAMQISRLLNTLKSLIEDNAKEALGSSEDSSVGDIMSNAIDVASVTSYDDTIEEVKPKEIHKSHFLKGLNNRVSKSLIVLAKESGIELQYNQKRVQSNLTYIIQKPKHRYRLDFSIHPGAKDYRIETRYECWYFIKAPHKSFDSNLNEPDALAIKARERFNSTLANLEQLDKELPEYYDFNHGIAKNDHHNTVVMRMNTRLPNAWTFINEEENQKEFANAVVKFLKAVDGIEIVN; translated from the coding sequence ATGATTACTTCAAGCATCATAGATGTTCCTAAAAAAGCAGGATTGCCAGATCAGCTTGGGATAGATGCCTATAAAAATGGCTTAACTAATTTTATAAATACAGCACAAACCCCTTTAACTATTGCTATTCAAGGCGAATGGGGAAGTGGAAAGACATCCTTGATGAACTCTGTTAAGCACGACTTGTGTGATAGTTCAGATAACTTTCAGGCTATATGGGTTAATACTTGGGAGTATTCACTATTAAGTGATGAATACACCACGATGACTAATATTATTCAAGGAGTTATAGGTTCTGTTATTTCGATTTTAGAAAAAGATAAAAATCAAAATGTACAAGCATTAAAAAAGAAAGCTTCTCGATTCTTAATGTCAGCCACAAAAAGTCTTATAAAGACTGGTACAAATATGGCGACAGCAGGAATTGCTGGAGACGCAGTAGATGCCCTTTGGGAAGAAAGTGCTGGACAATCTTCATTAAGAGATTTGCACGCTGAGTTACAAGAACAAATAAATACGTGTGTAAATAAAGATGAAAAGACAAAAGGCTTCTTGTTTTTTATAGATGACTTGGACAGAATAAACCCACCCGTAGCTGTACAAATATTAGAATTGCTTAAAAATATCTTTGACCTAGAGAATTGCATTTTCATTCTGGCCATAGATTATGATGTTGTTGTAAAAGGATTAGAACCAAAGTTTGGAAAAAAGACTTCTCAAAATGAAAGAGAGTTTAGATCTTTCTTCGAAAAGATAATCCAGTTACCCTTTACAATGCCAGTTGGTCAATATAAAATTGACAAGTTGATTTTAGAAGGTCTTCAAAAGATAAATTATTTTGAATCTAAAGACATTGATGAATCTACAGGCAAATCCATTGTAGAAATAAGCCACCAAACAGTAGGCTCAAACCCTAGAGCGATAAAACGATTATTGAATAGTTTATCTCTAGTAAAGAATGTAATGTTTGCGGTTGAACAGGAAAACAAACCATCCGATTTTCAGCAACTCATAAACATAGGTGTTTTTAGTATACAGATATCTTATCCTTTTATATATCGTGCTTTAGAACGTTATCCTGATTTTGAAAATTGGGATGAGCAGTTACTAGATACTTTTAAGATTGATAAGTTAAATGAAGAGTTAAAAGAACAGCTTAGTAAGAATGAATATTTTGATGAAGAATGGGAGCAGGTTCTATATCAACTTTGTCAAAGAGAAAGTTATTTGAGCACTAGAGCTATGCAAATCTCACGTTTGCTTAATACACTTAAATCTCTGATAGAAGATAATGCAAAAGAAGCGCTTGGAAGTTCAGAAGATTCTTCCGTTGGAGATATAATGAGTAATGCCATAGATGTAGCCTCGGTCACTAGCTATGATGACACGATTGAAGAAGTAAAACCTAAAGAAATTCACAAGTCACATTTTTTAAAAGGTTTAAATAATCGAGTTTCAAAATCTTTAATAGTATTAGCTAAAGAGTCTGGGATTGAACTTCAATACAATCAAAAGAGAGTTCAGTCTAATTTGACTTACATCATACAAAAGCCAAAGCACAGATATAGACTAGATTTTTCCATTCATCCAGGAGCAAAAGATTACCGTATTGAAACTAGATATGAATGTTGGTATTTTATAAAAGCTCCACATAAAAGTTTTGATTCTAACTTAAATGAACCTGATGCATTAGCGATAAAAGCAAGAGAGCGCTTCAATTCAACTTTAGCAAATTTGGAACAATTAGATAAAGAACTTCCTGAATACTATGATTTCAATCACGGAATAGCAAAGAATGACCATCACAATACAGTTGTTATGAGAATGAATACTCGTCTGCCTAATGCTTGGACATTTATCAACGAAGAAGAAAATCAAAAAGAATTTGCTAATGCTGTAGTGAAATTTCTAAAGGCAGTTGATGGAATTGAAATAGTGAATTAA